A genomic stretch from Octopus bimaculoides isolate UCB-OBI-ISO-001 chromosome 15, ASM119413v2, whole genome shotgun sequence includes:
- the LOC106877944 gene encoding histone-lysine N-methyltransferase SETMAR-like codes for MLTLYWNSKGPVLENYPEKGCTINSVRYSALLVNKLKIAIRIKRQNLLSKKVLLLHDNSRPHTVAQTVESINQLGFEVLEHPAYNLDLTLFRLSYLWTVQNGLRGRRFPADEDVKEAVHKWLHDH; via the coding sequence ATGCTAACCCTTTATTGGAATTCAAAAGGGCCTGTACTGGAAAACTACCCGGAAAAGGGGTGTACGATCAACAGTGtaagatacagtgctttgctggtCAACAAACTGAAGATAGCAATTCGCATCAAACGCCAAAACCTATtgtcgaagaaagttttgttgttgcatgacaattcCCGTCCACACACGGTCGCCCAGACCGTTGAAAGCATTAACCAATTAGGTTTTGAGGTGCTAGAACACCCTGCCTACAACCTAGATCTCACCCTCTTCagactatcatatctttggaccGTTCAAAATGGTTTACGAGGTCGTCGATTTCCTGCGGATGAAGACGTgaaggaagcggtgcataaatggttgcatgaCCACTAG